The following are encoded together in the Candidatus Eisenbacteria bacterium genome:
- a CDS encoding DUF2911 domain-containing protein, whose product MARTLRPSSLAAAVLLALPSLAIAKDITLPPSGDNQFSSVTQGIGLVRVTLTYNSPNVHGPDGKDRAGHIWGELVPYGLADLGYNDCKSCPWRGGANENTTFSVSHPVRIEGQPLPAGTYGLFFIPGKEEWTVIFSKNHKSWGAYWYDPAEDQLRVTVKPAECEYREWLTYEFTDREKDHATVALKWEKLQVPIQIKVDDMPGVYVENLKQEFRNAQSFKWENFREAAIFCLTSKSHLDQGLVWAEKAVSDPANGVANCKTLSVLAELQIANGKKEEGMKTMDRAIAMPDATPVDLHQIARFQQISGNNDLAIKVYKANAKRFPNQWPVNVGLARAENLQGNNKKAVEYAKKALAQAPDPMNKKNLEGLIAQWSAPAAATASNK is encoded by the coding sequence ATGGCGCGGACTCTTCGCCCCTCGTCGCTCGCGGCCGCCGTCCTGCTCGCGCTGCCCTCCCTGGCCATCGCCAAGGACATCACCCTTCCGCCGAGTGGCGACAACCAGTTCAGCTCGGTCACCCAGGGCATCGGACTGGTGCGCGTGACGCTCACGTACAACAGCCCGAACGTGCACGGGCCCGACGGCAAGGATCGGGCGGGGCACATCTGGGGCGAGCTCGTGCCTTACGGCCTCGCCGATCTCGGCTACAACGATTGCAAGTCGTGTCCCTGGCGCGGCGGCGCCAACGAGAACACGACCTTCTCCGTTTCCCATCCGGTGAGGATCGAAGGGCAGCCGCTGCCCGCCGGCACCTACGGGCTGTTCTTCATTCCCGGGAAGGAGGAGTGGACGGTCATCTTCTCGAAGAACCACAAGTCGTGGGGTGCTTACTGGTACGACCCCGCCGAGGATCAGTTGCGGGTCACGGTGAAGCCCGCCGAGTGCGAATACCGCGAGTGGCTCACCTACGAGTTCACCGATCGGGAGAAGGATCACGCGACCGTCGCCTTGAAGTGGGAGAAGCTCCAGGTTCCCATCCAGATCAAGGTCGACGACATGCCGGGGGTCTACGTCGAGAACCTGAAGCAGGAGTTCCGCAACGCCCAGTCGTTCAAGTGGGAGAACTTCCGCGAAGCGGCCATTTTTTGCCTGACCTCGAAGTCGCATCTCGACCAGGGTCTGGTGTGGGCCGAGAAGGCGGTCAGCGATCCCGCGAACGGAGTGGCCAACTGCAAGACCCTGTCGGTGCTGGCGGAGCTGCAAATCGCCAATGGCAAGAAGGAAGAGGGCATGAAGACGATGGACCGCGCGATCGCCATGCCCGACGCGACGCCGGTCGATCTTCACCAGATCGCCCGCTTCCAGCAGATCTCCGGCAACAACGATCTGGCGATCAAGGTCTACAAGGCCAACGCCAAGCGCTTCCCCAACCAGTGGCCGGTCAACGTCGGCCTGGCGCGCGCGGAGAATCTCCAGGGGAACAACAAGAAGGCGGTGGAGTACGCCAAGAAGGCGCTGGCCCAGGCGCCCGATCCGATGAACAAGAAGAACCTCGAAGGCCTGATCGCTCAGTGGAGCGCGCCCGCCGCGGCCACGGCGTCGAACAAGTAG
- a CDS encoding MMPL family transporter — MRGAEWVVRHRAIAIVLWLLLIAGVAPFAARLHGVLRGGADAVPGTESEHVTRALGHAFGAGSLYQFVVVVHSDSLGTDAPEFADVITRSTAALEALPQVHSVQTPWNSERAELLGKDGHGALMIVTPRVTSFQEAEQLTPRLRAAIAGIAQGPIAAEVTGSTAMLYDLDQHSSTDVTAAERIGLPITLLILLVVFGAPLAGLLPLVLALVATMIGLAALYGLSAQRAVSVFAENVTVMIGLGVGIDYALFVLSRFREAIARGLAPAAAAAEAASAAGHAVAFSGATVAVGFLALFLVRAPFLHVIAIGGIVVVVAAVAAAMTLLPALLAWLGPAVDWPRRPRATPVDRGFWERWASAVMRRPWWALAVSALILAVFIAPVFRLKTWNVGPRDLPVELESRRGFDALAERFPKGWMGPIVMLVEAPVGASVLGPDQRRALLEVSNALRLDPRSGTLLGLPQLLGRAGALSPGSIALDSLPQPIRSAARAVVSDDGRLGIAALVTPTEPGEPETMRFLRELRAKRFPAAEAAGLTLWWGGSSAVMADFDHELMGRLPAVVIAVIVITFVVLAFLFRSVLIPLKATLLNTISVVAAYGFLVLVFQDGHGARLLRLEPPGGLNSFIVLMLFTILFGLSMDYEVFLLARVREAWMESGDNDRAVALGLARTGGIITSAALIMVSIFAAFGFTRLTATREFGLGLAFAVALDATLIRVVLVPALMKLAGRRNWWPGPRA; from the coding sequence ATGCGCGGCGCCGAATGGGTGGTCCGCCACCGCGCCATCGCGATCGTTCTCTGGCTCCTGCTGATCGCGGGAGTCGCGCCGTTCGCTGCGCGATTGCACGGCGTCCTGCGCGGCGGAGCCGACGCCGTTCCCGGCACCGAGTCCGAGCACGTGACCCGCGCCCTGGGCCATGCATTCGGCGCGGGGTCCCTCTATCAGTTCGTGGTCGTCGTCCACTCCGATTCGCTCGGCACCGACGCGCCGGAGTTCGCCGACGTCATCACTCGCTCGACCGCGGCGCTCGAGGCGCTGCCCCAGGTGCACTCGGTCCAGACGCCTTGGAACTCCGAGCGCGCCGAGCTCCTCGGCAAGGATGGCCACGGCGCGCTGATGATCGTGACCCCGCGGGTCACGAGCTTCCAGGAAGCCGAGCAGCTCACGCCAAGGCTGCGCGCGGCGATCGCGGGGATCGCCCAAGGCCCGATCGCGGCCGAAGTCACCGGCTCGACGGCCATGCTCTACGACCTCGATCAGCACTCCTCCACCGACGTGACGGCCGCCGAGCGCATCGGCCTCCCGATCACCTTGCTGATCCTGCTGGTCGTCTTTGGCGCGCCGCTCGCCGGGCTGCTGCCGCTGGTGCTGGCACTGGTGGCGACCATGATCGGTCTCGCCGCCCTCTACGGCCTCAGCGCGCAGCGCGCGGTCAGCGTGTTCGCCGAGAACGTGACGGTGATGATCGGCCTCGGCGTGGGCATCGACTACGCGCTCTTCGTGCTCAGCCGTTTCCGCGAGGCCATCGCGCGTGGTCTGGCGCCCGCGGCCGCGGCGGCCGAGGCGGCGAGCGCCGCGGGCCACGCGGTCGCGTTCTCGGGCGCGACGGTCGCCGTCGGCTTCCTCGCGCTGTTCCTGGTGCGCGCGCCGTTCCTCCACGTGATCGCGATCGGCGGGATCGTGGTCGTGGTCGCGGCGGTGGCGGCGGCGATGACCCTCCTCCCCGCCCTGCTCGCATGGCTGGGTCCCGCCGTCGACTGGCCGCGGCGCCCGCGCGCCACGCCTGTGGATCGAGGCTTCTGGGAGCGATGGGCCTCCGCCGTCATGCGAAGGCCGTGGTGGGCCCTCGCGGTCTCCGCGCTGATCCTGGCGGTGTTCATCGCCCCGGTGTTCCGGCTGAAGACCTGGAACGTGGGTCCGCGCGACCTGCCGGTCGAGCTGGAGTCACGCCGCGGCTTCGACGCGCTCGCCGAGCGGTTCCCGAAGGGCTGGATGGGCCCGATCGTCATGCTCGTGGAAGCTCCGGTCGGCGCATCGGTGCTCGGTCCCGACCAGCGTCGCGCGCTGCTCGAAGTGAGCAACGCGCTGCGCCTCGACCCGCGAAGCGGCACGTTGCTGGGACTGCCTCAGCTCCTCGGCCGAGCGGGCGCATTGAGCCCCGGCAGCATCGCTCTCGACTCCTTGCCACAGCCGATCCGCAGTGCAGCGCGCGCGGTGGTCAGTGATGATGGACGGCTCGGCATCGCCGCGCTGGTCACGCCCACCGAGCCGGGCGAGCCCGAGACCATGCGTTTCCTGCGTGAGCTGCGCGCGAAGCGCTTCCCCGCGGCCGAGGCGGCGGGGCTCACCCTCTGGTGGGGTGGGTCGAGCGCAGTGATGGCCGATTTCGACCACGAGCTGATGGGACGGCTGCCCGCGGTCGTGATCGCGGTGATCGTGATCACCTTCGTGGTGCTGGCGTTCCTCTTCCGCTCGGTTCTGATCCCGCTCAAGGCCACGCTGCTCAACACCATCTCGGTGGTCGCCGCGTATGGATTCCTGGTGCTGGTCTTCCAGGACGGGCACGGCGCGCGCCTGCTCCGCCTGGAGCCCCCGGGCGGGCTCAACTCATTCATCGTGCTGATGCTCTTCACCATCCTGTTCGGGCTGTCGATGGACTACGAGGTCTTCCTGCTGGCGCGGGTGCGCGAGGCCTGGATGGAATCGGGCGACAACGATCGCGCGGTGGCGCTGGGACTCGCGAGGACCGGCGGCATCATCACCAGCGCGGCGCTCATCATGGTGTCGATCTTCGCCGCCTTCGGCTTCACGCGGCTCACGGCGACGCGGGAGTTCGGCCTGGGGCTGGCCTTCGCGGTGGCGCTCGACGCCACGCTCATCCGCGTGGTGCTGGTGCCGGCGCTGATGAAACTCGCGGGCCGGCGCAATTGGTGGCCCGGCCCGCGAGCCTAG
- a CDS encoding DinB family protein, translating to MSHPTAIRPAPDEFLPYYGKYLALVPEDQAMPALERQAESMFAFLRSLSDEQGSLRYQPGKWSVKQIIGHVTDAERVFSYRALRFGRGDLTPLSGFDENHYAENAGSDQQPLSQLIDHLEQVRGATLALFRSLTSEAWTRRGEANGAPVTVRALAFIIAGHGHHHMGVIKERYLGTGSISAAR from the coding sequence ATGAGTCATCCGACCGCGATCCGCCCCGCCCCCGACGAGTTTCTTCCCTACTACGGCAAGTACTTGGCACTCGTGCCCGAGGATCAGGCGATGCCGGCGCTCGAGCGTCAGGCCGAGTCGATGTTCGCGTTCCTTCGAAGCCTGAGCGATGAGCAGGGCTCGCTGCGCTACCAGCCCGGGAAGTGGAGCGTGAAGCAGATCATCGGCCACGTGACCGATGCCGAGCGCGTGTTCAGCTATCGCGCGCTGCGCTTCGGCCGCGGGGATCTCACGCCGCTCTCGGGGTTCGACGAGAACCATTACGCCGAGAACGCCGGCTCGGACCAGCAGCCGCTATCGCAGCTGATCGATCATCTCGAGCAGGTTCGCGGCGCGACGCTCGCGTTGTTTCGGTCTCTTACGAGCGAAGCCTGGACGCGACGGGGCGAGGCCAATGGCGCGCCCGTCACGGTTCGCGCCCTGGCCTTCATCATCGCCGGCCACGGCCACCACCACATGGGCGTGATCAAGGAACGCTACCTCGGCACCGGGAGCATCTCCGCCGCGAGGTAG
- a CDS encoding M20/M25/M40 family metallo-hydrolase, translating into MSLSLRRTLWIGLLLLASPSAAELDRAERQMLQAIDRRTPASLALLERAVNINSGSMNFDGVRKVAQLFEPEFKSLGFKVRWADGASFGRAGHLIAERDGRRGSPKVLLIGHLDTVFEPDSPFQKFVKLDDSTARGPGIIDMKGGDVIVLLALGALADAGVLDQLSVRVVFTGDEEKSGTPLSLARRDLLQAADWADIAIGFEDGAGDPRSAVIARRGTASWTLQTSGRPSHSGQIFRPDVGSGAIYEAARILTAFHDSLAGERYLTFNPGLILGGTTIGVQDDGSRGMAFGKNNVVAESTTVRGDLRTLTLEQRARAQRTMQRIVSRNLPRTDARITFEEGYPPLAPSPGNRRLLAMYDEASRDLGLGPVEEVDPSRAGAADVSFTEGRVEMAIDGIGLRGAGGHTVQEAADLNTLRTQAQRAAVMLMRLAKAKRAS; encoded by the coding sequence ATGAGTCTTTCCTTGCGCCGGACTCTGTGGATCGGCCTCCTGCTCCTGGCCTCGCCTTCGGCCGCCGAGCTGGACCGCGCCGAGCGCCAGATGCTCCAGGCCATCGACCGGCGCACCCCCGCATCGCTCGCCTTGCTCGAGCGCGCGGTCAACATCAACAGCGGAAGCATGAACTTCGATGGCGTCCGCAAGGTCGCCCAGCTCTTCGAGCCCGAGTTCAAGAGCCTGGGCTTCAAGGTGCGGTGGGCGGACGGGGCGAGCTTTGGCCGCGCGGGACATCTGATCGCCGAGCGCGACGGCCGGCGGGGAAGTCCCAAGGTGCTCCTGATCGGGCACCTCGACACGGTGTTCGAGCCCGACAGCCCGTTCCAGAAGTTCGTGAAGCTCGACGACTCCACCGCGCGAGGGCCGGGCATCATCGACATGAAGGGCGGCGACGTCATCGTGCTGCTGGCGCTCGGCGCCCTCGCCGATGCGGGAGTGCTGGATCAGCTCTCGGTGCGGGTGGTGTTCACCGGCGACGAGGAGAAGTCCGGCACGCCGCTCTCGCTCGCGCGCCGCGATCTGCTGCAGGCGGCGGACTGGGCCGACATCGCCATCGGTTTCGAGGACGGGGCCGGCGATCCGCGCTCGGCCGTCATCGCGCGGCGCGGCACGGCGTCGTGGACGCTGCAAACCTCGGGCCGCCCGTCCCATTCCGGCCAGATCTTCCGTCCCGACGTGGGCAGCGGAGCGATCTACGAAGCGGCCCGCATCCTGACCGCGTTCCACGACTCGCTCGCCGGCGAGCGCTATCTCACGTTCAATCCCGGCCTGATCCTGGGTGGCACGACGATCGGGGTGCAGGACGACGGCAGCCGCGGCATGGCGTTCGGCAAGAACAACGTGGTCGCCGAGAGCACGACGGTGCGTGGCGATCTCAGGACCCTCACGCTCGAGCAGCGAGCGCGCGCGCAGCGAACGATGCAGCGGATCGTGAGCCGGAACCTGCCGCGGACCGACGCACGCATCACGTTCGAGGAGGGCTATCCTCCGCTCGCGCCATCGCCCGGGAACCGGCGGCTCCTCGCGATGTACGACGAGGCCAGCCGCGACCTCGGCCTGGGGCCCGTGGAGGAGGTGGACCCTTCGCGCGCCGGCGCGGCGGACGTCTCGTTCACCGAGGGGCGGGTCGAGATGGCGATCGACGGCATCGGTCTGCGCGGCGCGGGCGGCCACACGGTTCAGGAGGCCGCGGATCTCAACACGCTCCGCACCCAGGCGCAGCGCGCCGCGGTGATGTTGATGAGACTGGCGAAGGCGAAGCGCGCGTCGTGA
- the argF gene encoding ornithine carbamoyltransferase, with protein MSRAPFHLVDLIDLDRPWVSKLFHEADRLRAMRGSARAAQPLRGKTAALVFHKPSLRTRVSFTVGMHELGGDAVDLGSVEVSEHGRESLKDVAHILSGMTDLIVIRTFAHRIVRTLAEHATVPVINALTDFSHPCQVLADLYTLKRAGRDLDRMRVAWVGDGNNVLHSWMEAATLFGFELRIAVPDGFEPDAGLFLEAERRSSGGIRRTRDPREAVDGADVIYTDTWTSMGQESEMEWRRAAFASYQVSPRLMSLAHPDALFMHCLPAHRGEEVVDEVLDGPQSVVLEQAENRLHLQKALMVELVGGRSSTRVSQETPLVASSMPFALPRA; from the coding sequence ATGTCGCGTGCGCCGTTCCATCTGGTGGACCTGATCGACCTCGATCGGCCGTGGGTCTCGAAGCTCTTCCACGAGGCCGACCGGCTGCGGGCCATGCGCGGCTCGGCGCGCGCCGCCCAGCCCTTGCGCGGCAAGACCGCGGCGCTCGTGTTCCACAAGCCTTCGCTTCGCACCCGTGTCTCGTTCACCGTGGGCATGCACGAGCTGGGCGGCGACGCCGTGGACCTCGGATCGGTCGAGGTCAGCGAGCACGGCCGCGAGAGCCTGAAGGATGTGGCGCACATCCTGAGCGGGATGACGGACCTGATCGTGATCCGGACCTTCGCGCACCGCATCGTGCGCACGCTCGCCGAGCACGCCACGGTTCCGGTGATCAACGCGCTCACGGACTTCTCCCACCCCTGCCAGGTGCTGGCCGACCTCTACACCCTGAAGCGCGCCGGACGAGATCTGGATCGCATGCGCGTGGCGTGGGTGGGCGACGGAAACAACGTGCTCCACTCGTGGATGGAAGCCGCCACCCTGTTCGGGTTCGAGCTGCGGATCGCCGTGCCCGACGGCTTCGAGCCCGACGCGGGATTGTTCCTCGAGGCCGAGCGCCGATCTTCCGGAGGCATTCGCCGCACCCGCGATCCGCGCGAGGCCGTGGACGGCGCCGACGTGATCTACACCGACACCTGGACCAGCATGGGTCAGGAGTCGGAGATGGAGTGGCGGCGCGCGGCCTTCGCCAGCTACCAGGTGTCGCCGCGGCTCATGAGCCTGGCCCATCCCGATGCGCTGTTCATGCACTGCCTGCCGGCGCATCGCGGAGAGGAAGTGGTGGACGAGGTGCTCGACGGTCCGCAGAGCGTGGTGCTCGAGCAGGCGGAGAACCGTCTGCATCTGCAGAAAGCTCTGATGGTGGAGTTGGTCGGCGGGCGATCATCCACCCGCGTCAGCCAGGAGACTCCGCTCGTCGCTTCCTCCATGCCATTCGCGCTCCCGCGAGCTTGA
- the argH gene encoding argininosuccinate lyase: MSANVRARDVWGARLGQGLDPRARKLNDSLPVDWRLWPEELALSRAYAHSLFECGVLDRRGCEALLTACEAVEDGMAAGNMTLVGEDVHIAIESELMARCGDPARRLHTGRSRNDQVATLLRLRVMDLCDHALEMIRELERALVTQARSAGDQAVAAQTHLQPAQPVLLAHAWLAHVAALERDEARFLTAREAADLLPLGAGAIAGTPLRYDRGALAARLGFTRLADNSLDAVSDRDFALEYLNAASLLGLHVSRLAEDLVLGCSPGFGWFRAPAGFSTGSSLLPQKRNPDVFELARAKAARLSANGQRLAMLMKGLPSGYQKDLQEDKEAVFDTGDTLEALLPPLSAAILALEPDLARLDAALTPDLLAVELADALVDQGMAFRDAHALVGSLWAEAEKAGVEPSALPESTRLELSPHFTAERLKALDVKAALARRSHAPGGGAGSVAAQLARHEARLGLGPGDAMTLSLVPATKTLARPASPPPSADGAASTESSTMELADGLVLRRATVADVKGIASLMADYVLQGLLLPRPVSELYQSIREFHVVTRDGQVVACAALRLLWEDLGEVRSLAVRADHHGRGLGQALVQRIVDDARALELPRVIALTRELRFFERCGFQSVARETLPRKVWTDCVRCPRRHACDEIAVVLDIVPGASAAAADQGRAWVLPIPQAAVPPESALPIIG, translated from the coding sequence ATGTCCGCTAACGTCCGCGCCCGCGACGTCTGGGGTGCGCGCCTCGGGCAGGGGCTCGACCCTCGCGCCAGGAAGCTCAACGACTCGCTGCCGGTCGACTGGCGGCTCTGGCCCGAAGAGCTGGCGCTGTCGCGCGCCTACGCGCACTCCCTGTTCGAGTGCGGCGTCCTCGACCGTCGCGGGTGTGAAGCGCTGCTCACCGCCTGCGAGGCCGTCGAAGACGGCATGGCCGCGGGGAACATGACGCTGGTCGGCGAGGACGTGCACATCGCCATCGAGTCCGAGCTGATGGCGCGCTGCGGCGATCCGGCGCGCCGCCTGCACACCGGTCGAAGCCGCAACGACCAGGTCGCCACGCTGCTGCGCCTGCGAGTGATGGATCTGTGCGACCACGCGCTCGAGATGATCCGCGAGCTCGAGCGCGCCCTGGTGACGCAGGCGCGGAGCGCCGGCGACCAGGCGGTGGCGGCGCAGACCCATCTCCAGCCGGCCCAGCCGGTGCTGCTCGCGCATGCCTGGCTGGCCCACGTCGCCGCGCTCGAGCGCGACGAGGCGCGCTTCCTCACCGCGCGCGAAGCCGCCGACCTGCTGCCGCTCGGCGCCGGTGCGATCGCCGGCACGCCGCTCCGTTACGACCGCGGCGCGTTGGCCGCCCGGCTCGGGTTCACGCGGCTCGCCGACAACAGCCTGGATGCCGTCTCCGACCGCGACTTCGCGCTGGAGTACCTCAACGCGGCCTCGCTGCTCGGCCTTCACGTCTCGCGCCTCGCCGAGGACCTGGTGCTCGGCTGCTCGCCAGGATTCGGCTGGTTCCGCGCGCCGGCCGGCTTCTCCACCGGCTCGAGCCTGCTGCCCCAGAAGCGCAACCCCGACGTCTTCGAGCTGGCGCGCGCCAAGGCCGCGCGCCTGTCGGCCAACGGCCAGCGGCTCGCGATGCTGATGAAGGGACTGCCTTCGGGCTATCAGAAGGATCTCCAGGAGGACAAGGAAGCAGTGTTCGACACCGGCGACACGCTCGAGGCCCTGCTGCCTCCGCTGTCGGCGGCGATCCTGGCGCTCGAGCCGGACCTGGCCCGCCTCGACGCCGCGCTCACGCCGGACTTGCTCGCGGTCGAGCTGGCGGACGCGTTGGTCGACCAAGGCATGGCCTTCCGCGACGCGCACGCGCTCGTCGGAAGTCTGTGGGCCGAGGCCGAAAAGGCCGGCGTCGAGCCTTCCGCGTTGCCGGAGTCCACGAGACTCGAGCTGTCGCCCCACTTCACGGCCGAGCGCCTCAAGGCGCTCGACGTGAAGGCCGCCTTGGCGCGCCGCAGTCATGCGCCGGGTGGCGGGGCGGGCTCGGTGGCCGCGCAGCTCGCGCGGCACGAGGCGCGGCTCGGCCTGGGGCCGGGGGACGCGATGACGCTCTCGCTGGTGCCGGCCACGAAGACGCTCGCCCGTCCGGCGTCTCCTCCGCCTTCAGCGGACGGCGCCGCGAGCACGGAGTCGTCCACGATGGAGCTGGCCGATGGCCTCGTCCTGCGTCGCGCCACGGTGGCCGACGTCAAAGGCATCGCCTCGCTGATGGCCGACTACGTCCTTCAGGGTCTCCTGCTGCCACGCCCGGTCAGCGAGCTCTATCAGAGCATCCGCGAGTTCCACGTCGTGACCCGCGACGGCCAGGTGGTGGCGTGCGCCGCGCTGCGGCTCCTGTGGGAAGACCTCGGCGAAGTCCGCTCGCTCGCCGTGCGCGCCGACCACCATGGCCGCGGGCTCGGCCAGGCTCTGGTGCAGCGCATCGTGGACGACGCGCGCGCGCTGGAGCTGCCGCGCGTGATCGCGCTCACCCGCGAGCTGCGCTTCTTCGAGCGCTGCGGGTTCCAGTCGGTCGCCCGCGAGACGCTGCCCCGCAAGGTGTGGACGGATTGCGTCCGTTGTCCGCGGCGCCATGCCTGCGACGAGATCGCGGTCGTGCTCGACATCGTGCCCGGCGCGTCCGCCGCCGCCGCCGACCAGGGAAGGGCGTGGGTGCTGCCGATCCCGCAGGCGGCCGTTCCACCTGAATCCGCGCTTCCCATCATTGGCTGA
- a CDS encoding argininosuccinate synthase has product MITRPRVRKAVLAYSGGLDTSIIVHWLREHYGCDVVCYCSDVGQGAELDDLEPRAKALGASQVVIEDLRQPFLTDYVFPSLRAGAIYEGRYMLGTSLARPPIAAGQARCALRLGADALVHGCTGKGNDQVRFELTYMALAPQLAVIAPWREWDIVSREDALAYAARHGLPVQQTARDLYSRDANLWHISHEGGPLEDPARAPEESMFRLTAGRDRHPAKPSTVTLRFIAGTPVALDGRALDPVTLVSRLNAIAGGHGVGRADLVESRVVGMKSRGVYETPAGTVLQEALEDLCRLTLPHDLLRTRQELAPRMADLIYAGHWHSPLREALQAFADHALQRATGEVTVELFRGQARAISRTSERSLYRPALASFDMTGYDARHAEGFIRLFGLPLAVTRQVDDAVTSSPPGADPPHAPATESAADHEVSHVR; this is encoded by the coding sequence ATGATCACACGGCCCAGGGTCCGGAAGGCGGTGCTGGCTTACTCCGGAGGACTCGACACCAGCATCATCGTCCACTGGCTGCGTGAGCACTATGGCTGCGACGTCGTCTGCTACTGCTCCGACGTCGGGCAGGGCGCCGAGCTCGACGATCTCGAGCCCCGCGCCAAGGCGCTGGGCGCGAGCCAGGTCGTGATCGAGGATCTCCGGCAGCCTTTCCTCACCGACTACGTGTTCCCCTCGCTCCGCGCAGGCGCGATCTACGAAGGCCGCTACATGCTCGGCACGTCGCTGGCGCGCCCTCCGATCGCCGCCGGCCAGGCGCGCTGCGCGCTGCGGCTCGGCGCCGACGCGCTGGTCCATGGCTGCACCGGCAAGGGCAACGACCAGGTGCGCTTCGAGCTGACCTACATGGCGCTGGCGCCGCAGCTCGCCGTGATCGCGCCGTGGCGCGAATGGGACATCGTGTCGCGCGAAGACGCTCTCGCCTACGCGGCGCGCCACGGGCTTCCGGTCCAGCAGACCGCGCGCGATCTCTATTCACGCGACGCCAATCTCTGGCACATCAGCCACGAAGGCGGCCCCCTCGAGGATCCGGCGCGCGCGCCCGAAGAGTCGATGTTCAGGCTCACCGCGGGCAGAGATCGCCATCCCGCGAAGCCTTCGACGGTGACCCTCCGCTTCATCGCGGGAACGCCTGTGGCGCTCGATGGCCGAGCGCTGGATCCGGTCACGCTGGTTTCACGGCTCAACGCGATCGCCGGCGGTCACGGCGTGGGGCGCGCGGATCTGGTGGAGAGCCGCGTGGTCGGCATGAAGTCGCGCGGCGTGTACGAAACGCCGGCCGGCACCGTGCTTCAGGAAGCGCTCGAGGACTTGTGCCGCCTGACGCTGCCTCACGATCTGCTGCGCACGCGCCAGGAGCTGGCGCCGCGCATGGCCGACCTGATCTATGCCGGGCACTGGCATTCGCCGCTGCGCGAGGCTCTGCAGGCGTTCGCCGACCACGCGCTGCAGCGAGCGACCGGTGAAGTCACGGTCGAGCTGTTCCGCGGCCAGGCGCGCGCGATCAGCCGCACGAGCGAGCGCTCGCTCTACCGGCCTGCCCTGGCCTCGTTCGACATGACGGGATATGACGCTCGCCACGCCGAGGGGTTCATCCGGCTCTTCGGATTGCCGCTCGCCGTCACGCGGCAGGTCGACGACGCCGTGACCTCGTCACCTCCCGGCGCAGATCCCCCGCACGCTCCGGCCACCGAGAGCGCCGCCGACCATGAGGTGAGCCATGTCCGCTAA
- a CDS encoding aspartate aminotransferase family protein, with the protein MSEATLLGAAEAPARDFRPESSLLAPVYPLPRLEAASGSGAWLLAVDGTKYLDFTSGIGVNALGHCHPGLTRHVSRQMRRLGHVSNLFGNRRAIELAQALTDATGYDRVFFGNSGTEGVESAIKFARLWASARGHHGRGLLAFRGGFHGRTAYALAATWTPAYREPFEPLVPGVRFAAFDALDALDAALDGDVFAVLVEPVQGEGGAIPASRDFLQALRARTRALGAALIFDEVQCGMGRCGRLLAAQHYDVRADITVLSKALGGGLPLAAVLLTEDVAGALKPGRHGSTFGGGPVACAAGSFVLDRVSRPRFLARVRHRGRRLGEGLERLVARHPSLGLARGLGLLRAVELSPLAGYDPADLVAAARRAGLLLVRGGENAVRLLPPLIVSEEEIDEGLARLESAVESLEAQKGRSA; encoded by the coding sequence ATGTCTGAAGCCACTCTGCTCGGCGCTGCGGAAGCCCCGGCGCGCGATTTCCGCCCGGAGTCATCGCTGCTGGCGCCGGTCTACCCCCTGCCCCGCCTCGAGGCCGCCTCGGGAAGCGGCGCGTGGCTCCTCGCCGTGGATGGGACGAAGTATCTCGACTTCACGAGCGGCATCGGCGTCAACGCGCTCGGGCATTGCCACCCGGGCCTCACCCGCCACGTTTCGCGGCAGATGCGCCGTCTCGGCCACGTCTCCAACCTGTTCGGCAACCGCCGAGCGATCGAGCTGGCGCAGGCGCTCACGGATGCCACCGGCTATGACCGCGTGTTCTTCGGCAACAGCGGCACCGAAGGCGTGGAGTCGGCGATCAAGTTCGCGCGCCTGTGGGCCAGCGCGCGCGGCCACCATGGGCGGGGGCTGCTGGCATTCCGCGGCGGGTTTCATGGCCGCACCGCTTACGCACTGGCGGCGACCTGGACGCCGGCCTACCGCGAGCCGTTCGAGCCGTTGGTGCCCGGCGTGCGCTTCGCCGCCTTCGACGCGCTGGATGCGCTCGATGCCGCGCTCGATGGCGACGTGTTCGCGGTCCTGGTCGAGCCGGTCCAGGGCGAAGGCGGCGCGATCCCGGCCAGCCGCGACTTCCTGCAGGCACTGCGCGCGCGCACGCGCGCGCTCGGCGCGGCGCTGATCTTCGATGAAGTGCAGTGCGGCATGGGTCGCTGCGGCCGGCTGCTGGCGGCGCAGCACTACGACGTGCGCGCCGACATCACGGTCCTCAGCAAGGCGCTGGGCGGCGGCCTGCCGCTCGCCGCCGTGCTGCTGACCGAGGACGTGGCGGGAGCACTCAAGCCAGGGCGGCACGGAAGCACGTTCGGCGGAGGCCCAGTGGCCTGCGCCGCGGGAAGCTTCGTGCTGGACCGGGTCTCCCGCCCAAGATTTCTCGCCCGCGTGCGTCATCGCGGTCGGCGTCTCGGGGAAGGGCTCGAGCGCCTGGTCGCGCGCCATCCTTCGCTGGGTCTGGCGCGCGGGCTCGGACTGCTGCGCGCGGTCGAGCTGTCGCCTCTGGCCGGCTACGACCCGGCCGACCTGGTCGCGGCCGCGCGACGTGCCGGGCTGCTGCTGGTGCGCGGCGGAGAGAACGCGGTGCGTCTGTTGCCGCCGCTGATCGTGAGCGAGGAGGAGATCGACGAAGGCCTCGCGCGCCTCGAGAGCGCCGTGGAGTCACTCGAAGCCCAGAAAGGGAGATCCGCATGA